A genomic stretch from Tenrec ecaudatus isolate mTenEca1 chromosome 17, mTenEca1.hap1, whole genome shotgun sequence includes:
- the TEX261 gene encoding protein TEX261, with product MWFMYVLSWLSLFIQVAFITLAVAAGLYYLAELIEEYTVATSRIIKYMIWFSTAVLIGLYVFERFPTCMIGVGLFTNLVYFGLLQTFPFIMLTSPNFILSCGLVVVNHYLAFQFFAEEYYPFSEVLAYFTFCLWIIPFAFFVSLSAGENILPSTMQPGDDVVSNYFTKGKRGKRLGILVVFSFIKEAILPSRQKIY from the exons ATGTGGTTCATGTACGTGCTGAGCTGGCTGTCGCTCTTCATCCAGGTGGCCTTCATCACGCTGGCCGTCG CCGCTGGACTCTACTACCTGGCAGAACTGATTGAAGAATACACAGTGGCCACCAGCAGGATCATAAAATATATGATCTGG TTCTCCACCGCGGTGCTGATCGGCCTGTACGTCTTTGAGCGCTTCCCTACCTGCATGATCGGCGTGGGCCTCTTCACCAACCTGGTCTACTTTGGCCTCCTCCAGACCTTCCCCTTCATCATGCTGACCTCGCCTAACTTCATCTTGTCCTGTG ggttggtggtggtgaaCCACTACCTCGCGTTTCAGTTTTTCGCGGAGGAATATTATCCCTTCTCAGAG GTCCTGGCCTATTTCACCTTCTGCCTGTGGATAATCCCCTTTGCGTTCTTTGTGTCACTGTCGGCCGGGGAGAACATCCTGCCCTCCACCATGCAGCCCggag ATGACGTGGTCTCCAATTACTTCACCAAAGGCAAGCGGGGCAAGCGCTTAGGCATTCTGGTCGTCTTCTCCTTTATCAAAGAGGCCATTCTACCCAGCCGACAAAAGATATACTGA